A single genomic interval of Helianthus annuus cultivar XRQ/B chromosome 13, HanXRQr2.0-SUNRISE, whole genome shotgun sequence harbors:
- the LOC110898610 gene encoding myosin-6 — protein sequence MDCGNGGCYQVIKCIPKDAEAPPFGVDDMTKLAYLHEPGVLNNMRSRYDINEIYTYTGSILIAVNPFTRLAHLCNSHMMAQYKEAAFGELSPYPFAVADAVYRVMINEDISQSILVSGESGAGKTGSTNQLMRYLAYMGGRASTDGSSVEHKVLEVNYKKLIQLLVG from the exons ATGGATTGTGGCAATGGAG GTTGTTACCAAGTCATCAAATGTATACCCAAAGACGCCGAAGCACCACCATTTGGAGTTGATGACATGACAAAGCTGGCTTATTTGCATGAACCAGGGGTTTTAAATAATATGAGATCCAGATACGATATTAACGAGATTTAT ACTTACACAGGGAGTATATTAATAGCCGTAAATCCTTTCACAAGATTGGCACATTTGTGTAATAGCCATATGATGGCACAATACAAAGAGGCAGCATTTGGGGAATTGAGCCCTTATCCTTTTGCAGTTGCAGATGCAGTATACAG AGTTATGATCAACGAAGATATAAGTCAGTCAATTTTGGTTAGTGGAGAAAGCGGGGCTGGTAAAACTGGAAGCACAAACCAGCTGATGCGTTATCTTGCTTACATGGGAGGTAGAGCTTCTACTGACGGAAGTAGTGTTGAACATAAAGTTCTAGAG GTAAACTACAAGAAGCTTATACAGTTGCTGGTGGGATAG
- the LOC110898581 gene encoding beta-galactosidase 8 yields MVGNRMKRLLSVLFLLAAMVTAVIGVNVTYDHRAVVIDGKRRVMVSGSIHYPRSTPDMWPGLIQKSKEGGLDVIETYVFWNLHEPVRNQYDFEERKDLVKFIKLVADAGLYVHLRIGPYVCAEWNYGGFPVWLHFIPGIQLRTDNEPFKAEMKRFTAKIVSMMKDEKLYASQGGPIILSQIENEYGNVAESYGPAAKSYIKWAASMATSMDTGVPWVMCQQKDAPDPIIDTCNGFYCDGYKPNADNKPTIWTENWTGWFLTFGGAVPYRPVEDVAYAVARFYQRGGTFQNYYMYHGGTNFGRTTGGPFISTSYDYDAPLDEYGAPRQPKFGHLKDLHKAIKLCEEALVATDPATTSLGQNVEASVYNTSSTCAAFLANVDTQNDATVNFNGNSYRLPAWSVSILPDCKNVAFNTAKINSMATVRRFVATSVDKLSDSKAISSDWSYVSEPVGISSNDAFDKKGLVEQINTTADQSDYLWYSISINFKGDKPLLRDESQTTLHVKSLGHVLYLFINGQLEGSAIGSYDHPNFSKDFLVTLKHGKNKLDLLSLTVGLQNYGAFFDKTGTGITGPVKLDGLKNGSVVDLSSQRWTYQVGLKGESLGLHTGGSTLWVSGTPKSQPLTWYKTNFDAPSGDNPIAIDFTGMGKGEAWVNGQSIGRYWPTYIAPTTGCSECSYKGSYSPTKCLKNCGEPSQKLYHVPRSWLKSSGNVLVLFEEKGGDPTQISFATQELESVCSQVSESHPLPMEAWSQDKSKSKASVSLECPHPNQVISSIKFASFGTPQGTCGNYSHGECKSIDALSIIQKACIGSRSCSVDVSTSTFGDPCIGVVKSLAVEASCA; encoded by the exons atggTAGGAAACAGAATGAAGAGGCTGTTGAGTGTTTTGTTTCTGTTGGCGGCGATGGTTACGGCGGTGATCGGAGTAAATGTGACGTATGATCACCGGGCGGTGGTGATCGACGGCAAGCGGCGGGTGATGGTGTCCGGCTCAATTCACTATCCTCGGAGTACACCTGAC ATGTGGCCTGGGCTTATTCAGAAATCAAAAGAAGGAGGATTAGATGTGATTGAAACCTATGTTTTCTGGAATTTGCATGAACCTGTTAGAAAccag TATGACTTTGAAGAAAGAAAAGATTTAGTGAAGTTTATAAAATTAGTAGCTGATGCTGGTCTTTACGTTCATCTTCGAATCGGTCCTTATGTATGCGCCGAATGGAATTACGG CGGGTTTCCAGTCTGGTTACATTTCATACCCGGAATTCAGCTTCGGACAGATAACGAGCCTTTTAAG GCCGAAATGAAACGGTTTACAGCCAAGATCGTTAGCATGATGAAGGACGAGAAGTTATATGCGTCTCAAGGTGGACCTATTATCTTATCTCAG ATCGAGAACGAATACGGTAACGTTGCCGAAAGTTACGGTCCCGCAGCTAAATCTTACATCAAATGGGCCGCGAGTATGGCTACGTCTATGGATACAGGAGTCCCATGGGTGATGTGTCAGCAAAAAGACGCGCCTGACCCAATT ATCGACACTTGCAATGGGTTCTACTGTGATGGGTATAAGCCGAACGCTGATAACAAGCCCACCATTTGGACCGAAAATTGGACTGGGTGGTTTCTTACGTTTGGTGGGGCCGTGCCTTATAGACCTGTGGAAGATGTTGCGTATGCGGTTGCACGTTTTTACCAACGAGGTGGAACGTTTCAAAACTATTACATG TATCATGGTGGGACTAATTTTGGTCGTACGACTGGTGGACCGTTCATTTCAACAAGTTACGATTATGATGCTCCACTTGACGAGTATGGAGCGCCTCGACAACCAAAGTTTGGCCATTTAAAAGATTTACATAAAGCGATAAAGCTTTGTGAAGAGGCGTTGGTGGCAACCGATCCGGCAACTACTTCTCTCGGTCAAAACGTAGAG GCTAGTGTTTACAACACATCATCAACATGTGCCGCTTTTTTGGCAAATGTTGATACGCAAAACGATGCAACCGTTAACTTCAACGGCAATTCGTATCGCTTACCTGCTTGGTCTGTTAGCATCTTGCCCGACTGCAAGAATGTAGCGTTCAACactgcaaag ATAAACTCTATGGCTACTGTCAGAAGGTTTGTAGCTACAAGTGTTGATAAATTAAGCGATTCAAAGGCGATTTCTTCGGATTGGAGTTATGTTAGCGAGCCCGTTGGGATCTCGAGTAATGACGCATTTGATAAAAAGGGATTAGTGGAGCAAATTAACACTACAGCTGATCAAAGTGATTATTTATGGTATTCAATAAG CATTAACTTTAAAGGTGACAAGCCGTTGCTTCGCGATGAATCGCAAACAACTCTTCATGTGAAATCGCTTGGTCATGTACTTTATTTGTTCATTAACGGTCAACTCGAAG GTAGTGCAATTGGCAGTTATGACCACCCTAATTTTTCGAAGGATTTTCTGGTCACGTTAAAACACGGAAAGAACAAACTCGATCTCTTGAGTTTGACCGTCGGACTTCAG AACTATGGTGCGTTTTTTGATAAAACGGGTACGGGTATTACGGGCCCAGTGAAGCTCGACGGATTAAAAAACGGGTCGGTCGTTGACCTTTCGTCTCAGCGATGGACATATCAAGTTGGACTCAAAGGAGAATCACTAGGCCTGCACACTGGTGGTTCAACACTTTGGGTCTCGGGAACGCCCAAAAGTCAACCTTTGACTTGGTACAAG ACGAATTTCGATGCTCCTTCGGGTGATAATCCAATTGCAATAGACTTCACCGGAATGGGCAAAGGCGAGGCGTGGGTCAACGGTCAAAGCATCGGACGTTATTGGCCTACGTATATCGCTCCAACTACAGGTTGCTCGGAATGTAGTTACAAAGGGTCGTATAGCCCAACAAAATGCCTCAAGAATTGCGGAGAACCATCACAAAAGCT GTACCATGTACCGAGATCATGGTTGAAATCAAGCGGGAACGTTTTAGTCTTGTTCGAGGAAAAAGGTGGAGACCCGACACAAATCTCTTTCGCAACACAAGAATTGGAAAGTGTGTGTTCGCAAGTCTCGGAATCTCACCCGCTCCCAATGGAAGCATGGAGTCAAGataagtcaaagtcaaaggcGAGCGTTTCGCTTGAGTGCCCTCATCCTAATCAAGTGATATCTTCAATCAAGTTTGCTAGCTTTGGAACTCCTCAAGGGACATGTGGAAACTACAGTCATGGTGAATGCAAGAGTATTGATGCACTTTCAATTATACAAAAG GCATGCATTGGGTCAAGAAGTTGCAGCGTTGACGTCTCGACAAGCACATTTGGTGATCCGTGTATAGGCGTAGTTAAAAGTTTAGCCGTAGAAGCTTCGTGTGCTTGA
- the LOC110898583 gene encoding uncharacterized protein LOC110898583 isoform X2, producing the protein MATTQNASVLIDDGAAVVKTKALNSMPAAALQQQQSKIEKTNVTCAPSSEDEFADDIWRYPQYLLRVQDLPDLSSSSIPEVEDETPPSMISDDDDDPITFLDKFSVIPLTDVVLHPTSSQDPATRQLKAVPRVERKRRLLKAMPRVERKRRLPL; encoded by the exons ATGGCTACTACTCAGAATGCAAGTGTCCTCATTGATGATG GGGCGGCTGTTGTAAAGACGAAAGCATTAAACTCCATGCCAGCAGCAGCACTCCAGCAGCAGCAATCAAAGATAGAGAAAACGAACGTGACTTGTGCTCCGTCTTCTGAAGATGAATTCGCTGATGATATATGGCGTTATCCTCAATACCTGCTTAGAGTTCAAGACCTCCCTGATCTCTCTTCCTCGTCCATACCCGAAGTGGAG GATGAAACTCCTCCTAGCATGAtctctgatgatgatgatgacccaATAACTTTTCTGGATAAGTTCTCTGTTATACCGTTAACTGATGTCGTTTTACATCCTACTTCCAGTCAGGATCCTGCAACT CGTCAACTGAAGGCAGTGCCTCGAGTGGAGAGGAAACGACGCTTACTGAAAGCAATGCCTCGAGTGGAGAGAAAAAGACGCTTGCCGCTCTAG
- the LOC110898584 gene encoding uncharacterized protein LOC110898584 produces the protein MDFKALKWHIVRGSLTWRLILRTMFFVLAILVLSFTRIANEIRTTDPMLLNFDKCSIKMSLNIGSVSCVNRDNFTVSVIREVMNHEMLSLDASTLCVGEGSESIVSTLREFGFSNAFVVHRNPILSLWNKPFEHKLDFESNSFDFVFSRTFDRASVPALVVLEIERVLRPGGVGAILVGPTNFHTRSLVRSATPVSLLLRSSEIIHVCGISSFTLIVFKKQLESVALFDNYKLPNDCPAVSKNKPFMQYLEPVVEHKSTQSRNLSYLPKFTNIATRNRLIYINMGAGEFDVDYPIHPDAFNVYVVDHNVSALTSHVNKAGVTFVYHPGLVEDDKTESSLMSVDYLEAPLHEEQFEFIDWFKETVKDGDFVVLMMNAGVTQLKVLNELFASGAICHVDELFLRCSDGVDCRTSYCRDCVSLFNGLRNAGVFVHQWFGE, from the coding sequence ATGGATTTCAAAGCCCTAAAATGGCACATCGTTCGTGGCTCGCTGACGTGGCGATTGATCCTCCGAACTATGTTCTTCGTGTTGGCTATACTTGTCCTCTCGTTCACTCGTATCGCTAACGAGATCCGTACAACTGATCCGATGTTGTTGAATTTCGATAAGTGTTCGATAAAAATGTCGTTGAATATCGGATCGGTTTCGTGTGTGAATCGCGATAATTTCACTGTTAGTGTGATCAGAGAGGTGATGAATCATGAGATGTTATCATTAGATGCAAGTACATTGTGTGTCGGTGAGGGATCGGAGTCGATTGTATCGACATTGAGAGAATTCGGATTCTCTAACGCGTTCGTTGTTCATCGGAACCCGATATTATCGCTTTGGAACAAGCCGTTTGAACACAAACTTGACTTTGAGTCGAATTCGTTCGACTTTGTGTTCTCTAGAACTTTCGATAGGGCATCGGTTCCGGCCCTTGTTGTGTTAGAGATTGAACGCGTATTGAGACCGGGTGGTGTTGGCGCGATCCTTGTAGGTCCCACGAATTTCCATACGCGTAGCTTGGTAAGATCCGCAACACCTGTCTCATTGTTGTTAAGAAGTTCAGAGATTATTCATGTTTGTGGGATCAGTTCGTTTACGTTAATCGTGTTTAAGAAGCAGTTGGAGAGCGTAGCATTGTTTGATAACTATAAGCTTCCGAATGACTGCCCGGCTGTATCGAAAAACAAGCCGTTTATGCAGTATCTCGAGCCGGTTGTAGAGCATAAGTCGACGCAGTCTCGTAATCTTTCGTATTTGCCGAAGTTTACGAATATCGCAACGAGAAACAGGTTGATTTATATCAACATGGGAGCGGGAGAGTTTGATGTTGATTATCCTATCCATCCTGATGCGTTTAACGTTTATGTGGTTGATCACAACGTGTCTGCGCTCACTTCGCACGTTAACAAGGCGGGTGTCACTTTCGTTTATCATCCGGGGCTTGTTGAAGATGATAAAACGGAGTCCAGTCTCATGTCGGTTGATTATCTTGAAGCTCCATTGCATGAAGAACAGTTTGAGTTTATCGATTGGTTTAAAGAAACCGTAAAAGATGGAGACTTTGTGGTTCTTATGATGAACGCTGGAGTTACTCAGTTGAAGGTTCTGAATGAGTTGTTTGCGAGTGGAGCGATATGTCATGTTGATGAGCTTTTTCTTAGGTGTTCGGATGGTGTTGATTGTCGAACGAGTTACTGCAGGGACTGCGTGAGTCTCTTTAATGGTCTTCGAAATGCTGGTGTGTTTGTGCACCAATGGTTTGGGGAgtga
- the LOC110898582 gene encoding uncharacterized protein LOC110898582 — MGKSPIILVAFLLISVSIGATAAYDATNATKTPPPAPKYPPTPVPAPKQTPPPAPKPMTPPPAPKPKTPAPAPKPNTPPPAPKPKTPAPAPKPKTPAPAPKPKTPPPAPKPKTPVPAPKPKTPPPAPKPKTPPPAPKPKTPPPAPKPKTPPPAPKPKTPPPAPKPKTPPPAPKPKTPPPAPKPKTPPPAPKPKTPPPAPKPKTPPPAPKPKTPPPAPKPKTPPPAPKPKTPPPAPKPKTPPPAPKPKTPPPAPKPKPPQDDTTNYDELTPEPGTGRQRAFCKSKVCYYKTLTCPKECPERKPKKNKRNKACFINCGRKCEATCKWRRPKCNGYGSLCYDPRFIGGDGVMFYFHGGKGRDFSLVSDTNLQINAHFIGSRPNGRRRDYTWVQSVSTMFDTHTLIISAKNVEQWDDSVDTLLVKWDGEEVTVPFDGEAEWKTDTGVRQVAVERTDDTNAVKVTVGGLVSIHMKAVPVTKEDDKAHNYQLPSNDAFAHFELQFEFPNLSNEVEGILGKTYRPGYVSPVKRGIAMPIMGGEDKYETPSLTSTNCKLCRFQSATTSAAIVTDIGISQY; from the exons ATGGGGAAGTCACCTATCATTTTGGTGGCTTTCCTGCTCATCTCCGTCTCCATCGGAGCAACCGCGGCTTATGACGCTACCAATGCCACCAAGACTCCACCACCAGCCCCTAAGTATCCACCTACACCTGTGCCCGCGCCTAAACAGACACCACCTCCAGCACCCAAGCCCATGACACCACCACCGGCCCCAAAGCCCAAGACTCCAGCGCCTGCCCCAAAGCCAAACACACCACCACCTGCCCCAAAGCCCAAGACTCCAGCGCCGGCCCCAAAGCCCAAGACTCCAGCGCCGGCCCCAAAGCCCAAGACACCACCACCGGCTCCAAAGCCCAAGACTCCAGTGCCTGCCCCAAAGCCCAAGACACCACCACCTGCTCCCAAGCCCAAGACACCACCACCTGCACCGAAGCCCAAGACACCACCACCGGCTCCGAAGCCCAAGACACCTCCACCTGCACCGAAGCCCAAGACGCCACCACCGGCTCCAAAGCCCAAGACGCCACCACCGGCACCGAAGCCCAAGACACCACCACCGGCACCGAAGCCCAAGACGCCACCACCGGCTCCAAAGCCCAAGACACCACCACCGGCACCAAAGCCCAAGACACCACCACCGGCACCAAAGCCCAAGACACCACCACCGGCACCAAAGCCCAAGACACCACCACCGGCACCAAAGCCCAAGACACCACCACCGGCTCCAAAGCCCAAGACACCACCACCGGCACCCAAGCCCAAGACACCACCACCTGCACCCAAGCCAAAGCCTCCCCAAGACGACACCACTAACTACGACGAGTTGACACCAGAACCAGGAACAGGACGACAACGAGCTTTTTGCAAGTCGAAAGTTTGTTACTACAAAACACTCACTTGTCCAAAGGAGTGTCCGGAGAGGAAGCCCAAGAAGAACAAGAGGAATAAAGCGTGCTTCATCAATTGTGGTAGAAAGTGTGAAGCTACATGCAAAT GGAGGAGGCCGAAATGCAACGGATACGGCTCGTTATGTTACGATCCAAGGTTCATTGGCGGTGACGGAGTTATGTTCTATTTTCATGGCGGTAAAGGACGCGATTTCTCTCTAGTTTCCGACACCAACCTCCAAATCAACGCTCACTTCATCGGAAGCAGGCCCAACGGTAGGCGCCGTGACTACACATGGGTCCAGTCGGTGTCGACCATGTTCGACACCCACACGTTAATCATTTCAGCCAAGAATGTAGAACAATGGGACGACTCAGTGGACACGCTTCTCGTGAAATGGGACGGTGAAGAAGTCACCGTCCCATTTGATGGAGAAGCCGAATGGAAAACCGACACTGGAGTACGCCAAGTGGCGGTTGAAAGAACCGATGACACCAACGCTGTTAAAGTCACTGTTGGTGGGTTGGTATCGATTCACATGAAAGCGGTTCCTGTGACCAAAGAAGATGATAAAGCTCACAACTACCAGTTACCGTCAAATGACGCTTTTGCACACTTCGAGTTGCAGTTTGAGTTCCCGAATCTTTCTAACGAAGTGGAGGGTATTTTGGGGAAAACGTATAGGCCCGGGTATGTTAGCCCGGTGAAGAGAGGGATCGCAATGCCGATAATGGGCGGGGAAGACAAGTATGAAACTCCATCTCTAACATCCACTAACTGTAAACTATGCAGGTTTCAGTCAGCTACAACTTCAGCAGCTATCGTTACCGATATCGGTATATCGCAATACTGA
- the LOC110898583 gene encoding uncharacterized protein LOC110898583 isoform X1 yields the protein MATTQNASVLIDDGAAVVKTKALNSMPAAALQQQQSKIEKTNVTCAPSSEDEFADDIWRYPQYLLRVQDLPDLSSSSIPEVEEDETPPSMISDDDDDPITFLDKFSVIPLTDVVLHPTSSQDPATRQLKAVPRVERKRRLLKAMPRVERKRRLPL from the exons ATGGCTACTACTCAGAATGCAAGTGTCCTCATTGATGATG GGGCGGCTGTTGTAAAGACGAAAGCATTAAACTCCATGCCAGCAGCAGCACTCCAGCAGCAGCAATCAAAGATAGAGAAAACGAACGTGACTTGTGCTCCGTCTTCTGAAGATGAATTCGCTGATGATATATGGCGTTATCCTCAATACCTGCTTAGAGTTCAAGACCTCCCTGATCTCTCTTCCTCGTCCATACCCGAAGTGGAGGAG GATGAAACTCCTCCTAGCATGAtctctgatgatgatgatgacccaATAACTTTTCTGGATAAGTTCTCTGTTATACCGTTAACTGATGTCGTTTTACATCCTACTTCCAGTCAGGATCCTGCAACT CGTCAACTGAAGGCAGTGCCTCGAGTGGAGAGGAAACGACGCTTACTGAAAGCAATGCCTCGAGTGGAGAGAAAAAGACGCTTGCCGCTCTAG